Within the Scyliorhinus canicula chromosome 6, sScyCan1.1, whole genome shotgun sequence genome, the region ggggaaggggaggaaaaaggggggagaaggggaggaaaaagggggggaaagggggggaagggggaggagaaagggggggaagggggaggagaaaggggggaggggggaggaaaaaggggggaggggggaggaaaaagggggggaggaaaaagggggggaagggggaggagaaagggggggaagggggaggagaaagggggggaagggggaggagaaaggggggaggggggaggaaaaggggggaggggggaggaaaaaggggggaggaaaaagggggggaagggggaggaaaaagggggggaagggggagaaaaaaggggggaagggggaggaaaaagggggaaggagaggaagaagggggaggaaaaggggggaaggggggggaaggggggaaggggaggaaaaagggggggaagggggaggaaaaagggggggaagggggaggaaaaaggggggaagggggaggaaaaaggggggaagggggaggaaagaggggggaagggggaggaaaaaggggaaggggaggaaaaaGGGGGGACGATGACGATgactgtttatttaattttaatttatttttaagttctcttgttcattggggttgggggggatgtgatacatgcgttgatacggtctggggggtgttacagttattatggggttattttgttgcatttcattgtttgttgttatattttctgtaaaaaattccaataaaaatgatttaaaaaaaaactaatttatgtagaactattctagtgtggtcctagctattcagttttcaGGGATGTCATCTCTGGACACCCCCTTCATggacctacactcatccctggagcatctcgacaacaaggacacctatgtcagactcctatttattgactacagctctgccttcaacaccataatcccagctaaggtcatatcaaagctccaaaaccaaggacttggctcctcactctacaACTGgaacctcgactttctgacccacaatcagtaagaataaacagtaACACCTCCCCCACGAGAGTTCTTAATActcgggccccgcaaggctgcgtacgtagccccgtattatactccctatacatacacGACTGTGTGACAGAATTTGGCTCCAACCCCATCtataggtttgctgatgacacgaccgtagtaggtcggatctcaaacaatgatgagtcagaatacagaagggagatagagaacctagtggagtggtgcagcaacaacaatttctctatcaatgtcagcaaaactaaatagCTAGTCATTGATTtccggaagcaaagtatcgtacacacccctgtctgcatcaatggggctgaggtaaggagaaatgggaagtggagttgggagggggagtggaatcTGCACAGACTGTATTGTTGATTGCTGGGACATGCGTTTCCTGGGGTGTGTTTatctgctgtaacctgttttgatacatgtttgtaatacaataaattttgtttaaaaaagcaatggggtcgaggtgaagatggttcacagcttcaaattcctcggtgtgcacatcaccaacaatctatcctggtccacccacgttgacgctatgaccaagaaatcgcaacagtgcctatacttcctctggaaaccaaggaaattcggcaagcataatcaaaccccccccccacacggcttattcactcttccaacttcttccatcgggcagcatTAATAGCAACTATCTGGCAGCCAATTCCAATTGACATTAAGAatttcaattaccttttcaataaGTTTTATGGCCCTATTAACCTATAGCATTATCACCAGCAACAGCCTGTACTTCAGTAGCAGTACTGTTATACAAGTACGTTCTGCTGGCGACATATGAATTTGGTTGTTCCTAATTGCAGATGGGTAGAGAGCCCATACAGGTTCGATACGGAGTTCCCTAGGTGGTTGGATGGCTCAGACCCACACCAGCCATCGAGAAGGGATGGCTGCCAAGATCAGAATTTTCATCAGACCCTTCAGCTTATTAGGGCACGGTTTCTACTTGAAGCAATTCTGCCAAATTAGGCTGCGTCACTTTCAAATTCCCAGGATTCCAGCCGCACCACAACAGGCTCATGGCCTATCACTGCTCTTAATTCAGATGCTCATCATCTGCAAATcagaaatttggcatttttgatCAGTTGACACCCAGATATTTTATCTTGTAAGATTTTCTTATCACTTACGTCTGGAAGGAGGGAACATCTGTCAGAACAGTGGTAGGCATCAGACATTCAGAAGTGCATTAGTGCTGTAGAGCTCCCTTGCTTCTCCATTCCAAAACAAAGATGTTTAAAAAATGACTGCACGCAAACAGTTTAGTTAAATTCTGGTGGGCATGCCTGAATCAGTCAACAGAAATGAAGACATTAACTGCACAGTAAGACTCCAGTGCtacttttctttttgctcttttCTTACTGTGCTATTGCAGTCCTCTTTAAATTTAACACAAAAATCAAACTTTGCACTAACAAATTTCCAAATCCCGAGGATCTTGTACTACAGCACCTAGCCTGCTACTGAGGAGAAAACTGCAAAGTAGGTGGCTCAGGAATAAGCCCGTTGTTTTCTCTAGCATGAGGACAAAGTAACAATATACTGAAACGTTCATGTTTTACGAGCAACAAGCAAGTGTTGAAAACTTTCTGCTCTTCTCCTAATTGAACCTGCCCACAGAAGCCTTCAGATGACGTGAAACATGCTCAAATACATTTCCAGGTCTCATTCAGTGAACTAACAATTATTTCAAATTGAAAGGAGATGATGTGCATTCATATCTAGGATTAAATTAAGAGGACACAGTGTGATACTTAACTGTAAAAGAAACTCAAGCCAACAAGTGTCCTTTTCattgcaacaagaaggaaaatgTAATCAATTGGTTCTCAAAGTTAAAAATATGCAAGGACCAGTCTCAATTTTTATTCTTTACAAATCTATTGGCTTCTTTTCTAAGTGTATCAATATCTTCATTGCTCTCTGAACTTGCCGCCCAATCAGAATCTTCATCAGTTGGGTCCTAATCATCCTCTTCATCatcaataaaactgtcaatcaggtcattcccgcaccggcctccccgaacaggcgccggaatgtggcgactaggggcttttcacagtaacttaattgaagcgtactcatgacaataagcgattattatactgGTTGGGTTCACCATCAGTGTCACTCTCAACATACTTTTACCTTTTTGATCAACTTTTCTTTTTGGTCTTCTTATCTCATTttctggagggtgtgtgtgtggttgtatTCCTTCTGGTGTTGTGGGTTTTTCCTGTAGCAAGCTGTACCAAAAGGACACACTGGTTTGTCATCATCCTTCTCATCACTCGTCGAGTCTTCATAATCAGTATCACCAGGGTGACTCAGCTCTTGAAAATGTTGTGGATTTTTCCTGTAACAATTACTTCCATACATGCAAGAGGCTCGCTGAGGTATCTTCTGCTGTATGGATTGAAAAGCACTTGCATCTTCTACTGATTCTGGTTCATCAGGTACTGGGCTTctgcatgtgagagtgccttgccTGTCTGTGTGATGTTTCCAATTGCTGCACACTctcctgttcacctgctctgtgcgCCATTTCCCCTTCCTCGGCTTCCTCTTTATCACTCATTACCCAGTTGCTTACTTCACGCCGTTGCTGGTGAAGTAGATTTTTGTCTTCACCATCATCATCGTCATCGAGCCTCCAGTTCTCATTCGCCTCGGAAGCTGCATCAAGATTATTCATCATTTCCTCTTTCCCTTTCGCATTACTGcattgggaatagagggatacggaccccggaagtgtagaagattttaatttagacgggtagcatggcCGGCGCAGCCTTggaggccgaagagcctgttcctgtgcagtacatttctttgttcttttgttctttgttctggaacTTGTACCAAGAATATTCCCTTTAGTATTGTTCCTGCTTTGTTCTTCTTCATTTGGTTCTGTTTTCCTCCTCCCTTTTTTCTGCTGTGGTGGATCCATTGCTTCATTTTCTGATTGAAAGATTATTgtgaatgtttcagccttgtcttttgcacagatgtgctgggctcctccatcattgaggatgtggatatttgtggagcctcctcctccagtgagttgtttagttGTCCACCTCCATTCACGATGAAtgcggcaggactgcagagcttagacctgaagcgctggttgtggaatcgcttagctacatctctcacttgctgcttatgctgtttggcaggcAAGTatacctgtgttgtagcttcaccaggttgacacatcATTTTTCGGTATACCTGCTGTTGCTCCtgccatgccctcctgcactcttcattgaacctggATTGAccccctggtttggtggtaatggtagagtgggggatatgccgggccatgaggttgcagattgtggttggatACAATTCATTTAGCaagatggtagtgccacacaacatgatggaaggtatcctcaatgtgaagcagggacttagtctccacaaggactgtggtggtcactcctaccagtaCTGTCATGGAcggatgcatctgtggcaggcacattgctgtggatggggtcaagtatgtttttccctcttgttggtccctcaccacctgttgcagaTCCAGTTTAGCAGTTGTGTCCTTTAGGAtccggccagctcggtcagtagtagcgttactgagccactcttggtgatggacattgaaatctcccacccagagtacattttgaACATttaccaccttcagtgcttcgtccaagtggtgttcaatatggaggagtgctgattcatcagctgagattAGCTCAGTTGGGTGGACGGttagttaaaccaccaccagtcagatctctctcaaaaggggagaatagcctatggtcctctggaattttcatttcatggaatCAGAGAGCTAATGAGAAATATAGAGAAGAAAGACAAATGGACACAGAGGCAATCAATCGAGTATAGGTAGCTAAGCCCAGCAATGGAAATCTGAACAACCTCAAACCTGAATCCTGCAGAATCGGAAGGCTAACCATGAAAAGTTCAGACAAACAGGGATGGTGCAGTCTCTGTATATTACTCACCTTTACTGCAGCAATTGGGCAGGTCAGGGTGATCACAACTGTTGCTGCATTCATTCACCTACTGTCTGTAAAATGAAGCTTCTCAATGGTTTTTATCTGCCCTCATCTGACTGAACTGCTTCACTTTGCTTTTGTATGAGAGAAGCATACATGAAGGCATGGATGATCTCCAGTGCAGATTACAAATGCGTACTACTGTTACAGCCCCAGGGCATGCTAATTGTATGATGAGATATTCAGCAGTACAGACACAGCCTTGACAGTAAGATGTCGGATCACATACAGGAGTCACCACTGTACCCTTGAGAATATCTAAGGCAGGCTTGAAATTTCAAACACTTGAATGCCTGGGTTTGACCCACCTCTGATCCTTTTCTGGTTCTGATGCTATTTAGCTCATTAGAGATCATCTTTGactgtgcttgtcgaccattatTTTTCCAAATGTCATTTTCACCCAGTGCTTGTAGTTGATAACAGGCAGCAAAGTAATGGAGGGATATCAGTAGCTGCAGGGAAGGGGTGGAAGAAGGTTGGGGAAGAACATCAAGTGGGAAGAGGCACAAATCTCTGTCAGTCAAGTGACAAGTAATGTAATCCCTGATAGGCTTCATGGACTAGAGAGGGAAACCTGTGTGATCCTTTCCTCTTTATCCACTGATCTATTGACTATTACTGACTGTAGAATTCTGTTTGTGTGTTGATGAAGTTTGAATTATTAATTTCAGGTTAAAGAATGCTGGCGGCCGATTACGGTCTGCAAAGATCAGGGATTTCTGGGAACTGGACGGAACGTTTGACATCATTGTGAACTGTTCAGGTATTGGAGCCAGGGCGCTTACTGGAGATATGAAATTATATCCAGTCAGGGGCCAAATCCAGAAAGTTCATGCTCCTTGGCTGAAACACTTTATCTGTTTAAATGGAAGGACCACGTACATCTTCCCAGGAATCACCAGCGTTATCTTGGGCGGAACATGGCAGAAAGACGATTGGCGCATGTCAGCCGACCCAAACGACAGCAAGGCAATTTTCGAGGACTGCTGTCTTTATGAACCAAGTCTCAAGCTCTCTCGTAGGTTATTTGAAGGAGTGGGTTTGAGGCCTGCGAGGGCAGTATTGAGGCTGGAAAAGGAGAAGCTGGAACGTGACGGCCGTCAGATGCGCCTGGTGCACAATTACGGTCACGGGAAGTCTGGGGTTTCATTCCACTGGGGAACGGCGAAGGAAGCTGCCCAACTAGTGCAGGAATATGTAacaaaaatgagatgtcaacccaAACTGTAAACACCAAGACACTGAACCAGCTCTCGATTATGGCATCTTTGGTGTCAAAATAAACAACACATTGGCAGAGGTGATTCTGTAAACGCCTGTTTTGACCTTTACGGGTAATCCAGCTAATAGATTATAAACACaatgatcacagaatttacaatttGGAAATCAAATTTGCTTGGAAAAGTATTCTGCGGATGGCATTGTGCATGTTTCTACAGTAATTCGGTGCTGTGATTAATTTGGGTAATAAGGTGGAAATTTACAAACCAAATGAAATGTCAGCTTCTTGAATTTAATCATTGCTGATTGTTATTTTACTTTGATGTCAGAACTTATGCATTTCtaatttgtatcttctgccttcaCACCTTGTTTTAATGGCTTTGTATGCGGTGAGGAGGAGGTGGCAATTTAACAAATGTGTTCAATATTTTCAATAAAATATTCAATTATTAACCAGTAAAGTGACAATTGTGAATGGATTACAAGAACCATCACTTCCAGCTGCAAGATTTAATCAGATACCCTACTCAGTGTTAGCCTCAGATGTAGACCGCTGGGGTATATTGTATCAGTCTGAACCAAaggcatggggctggattctccgtcggctgatgacggaatcgggaaacgtgattgggcggagaataattTTTGATGCCAAGATCGTGCCGTGGTTTCAtctcaaatcgcaattctccgtcacctcaacagtggcatcaatgcattccactccgcacgtacagtaaacaccgttggcatctCATTAGCGGGTCTGAACCGTTATTCCCGGGGCCTCGGCGATTCTCTGTCTCCACTGGAGcgaattcccaacggcgaggttcacttgtgcttttaaaaatagggAAACAGGCACGTGGCTgatgaggcagagagaggagatGGACACGGAGAGGCATGACCATGGGTTGCTGGTCCtggcactggccaggctggctggggtgaggggtggggtctgccagggctgggtggGTGACAGGGGAGCAGGCTCATGGTGGTGTAAGGTTtacctctgctcctattttgtatgttcttaCGAAGAATACAATATAGCCTGGCAAGGCTCCCAAAGTAATTGTTTCCTGCTGCATTTAGCGCAACTTCATCCTGCAAAGGAGCCTTCTGATGGAGCAGgtagcacccatacggccggtgtcactctgcagaaccagaggcCATGGATGGTGGTCAGTTGGTGCATAACAAGATGGCCACGGTATTGGAGGTCCATGATTGGGCACCTCCTGGGGAGTCACCCAGgagacttcactctccatcttgatgaaacgttctatcatattatggtcgctcatccccaaggagtCTCGCACAACTGGCTTGCCAATGATTAATACTCTTTGCACAGTACCCACTGTCGGATGGCCTGTTCTAGTTGGTTCCTctacgtattggtccagaaatcTATCCCTtatacactgcaggaattcctccttTACGGTAgtatggcgaatttgatttgcccaatgcaTATGGAGATTAAAATTACcgtaattacagatgttcctttatcgttTGCTTTCGTATCGTATCGTTTCCTCCTTAACCAGCAATGCGActccaccgccttttcctttttgattgTCCTTcccaaatactgaatacccctggaaaTTCAgtgcccatccctggtcaccctgcagtcaTGTCTCTGAAATCCCGATCATATCATACCTGTTTAAGTCCATTTGCGCAATTAGTTCATCggctttattgtgaatgctctgcGCATTTAGGCACAAAGCCTTTAATATTGTCTGTTTAACACTACTCGtcccgctcccaatatttttcactgtggccctgtttgaatctggcccttggtttctctgcctatcatttttcttactcccatttctgtcttttgtttttgtccttgttttcttctcctctgactccttgcatcggTTCCCAcaccctgccattttagtttaaaccctccccaaccactctgtctcccacacacactgcgacCTCTCACCCCGCTATTTCCCTGGGGCACTGTAGGGCAGCTTCAGCTGGTTCCTGCAGTGGACCATTTAGGCTGCATTACCATGGATtctactagggcagcacggtagcacaagtggatagcactgtggcttcacagcgccagggtctcgggttcgattccccactgggtcattgtctgtgcagagtctgcacgttcttcccgtgtctgcgtgggtttcctccgggtgctccagtttcctcccacagtccaaagacgtgcaggttaggtggaacggccatgataaattgccctgagtgaccaaaaaggttaggaggggttattgggttctggggatagggtggaagtgagggtttaagtgggtcggtgcagactcgatgggccgaatggctgagtATAATGTTCAGATTTGAGTAAAATGCACTACATCTTCTCAGAACAGTTTGTCTCAGTGCCTTACATTATTCTGTTTCCCCAGTAACCTGTGTGAGTTGTAACTCTATCGCTGTTCATTGCCAAAACGGTATCAAAAACTTGCCAAGGCAAGGGAGGTACGGTGCTTTCCAGTTGCTGAGAAAGTCTGATAAACTGATTATTTAGTCTACGGGGGAACAGCATCAATGCCAGCTCCTTAGCAGCTCAGCCTCTCTTTATGACTTGGGTGGAGAGGCTGTGCTTTGAAAAGTGCAACATCAACATTTCTCTCAAAATATTTTCGAGGAAAGAAACAATTAAAACACTAATATTCTCCAGCAGCCTTGCTCTTTTATGGACTGTTTCCTGGCTAatattcctcctcttctctcctctcGCTCCCTGCCGAATGCTGTAACAGTTCCACACGGTTATGGACAACTCGCCCACCCAGTTGGCCATTGTTTGTGGCTGGAGCAAGTCAGTGAGGAAACAGGAAGTTGGTCAAGCAGGAGGGTACTCTGCAACTCCGGCCAACTCTCTCCCTTGCAACTGTTAATGCACACGGATCCAAGAACCCTGGCTGATGGTTTATTTCCCATATACAGTACTTAAAGTTATAATTGAGATCCTGAAAACTACAACTTTAAGTGAAACGGCTTTAAGCGAATCCAACTTACCCATTAAAACCAATGTAAGCTGTAGTTAGGTTCTGCGGGAAACGTCTCATCAGAAAATAAATTCAAATAGTGTACTTGTGAGTTGAAGTACTTCACGTTGTTAAATTCCTATATTGGTaaattaaataaattttaaaatgtaaacaaaATATGCAACTTTTTCTAATTATCTCCTACTGATCCTGTTTCCCGAACCTCCCGTTTACCACATATTCCACTCCGTGGCCCCCCTCCTCACTGCCAACTCACCAGGCTTGTGTCCTCTCCCGCTCCTTGACTACCCGCCCCTCGCCTTGCTGCTGAACCTCTGTGTTGTCAGCTTCCACCAACCCCCTCTCGCTAGTCCTCCCTCTCACGGGACCTCTCAGTCCCCAACTCCCTCTCTTGAGCCTTGGCTGTGAGTGAGGGCTCTAGAGGTGAGTGGGGAGAGGCAAGAGGAGCTGCTTTGACCGGCAGGAGAAGACCTCACTCACAGCCAGCGTTCaggagagggaggtggtgagagGGAGGATCGGCTAGAGGGAGGTTCAGGAAGCGGCAAAGGCCATGAGTCCAGGGGGGCTGGTAGCGAGAGAAATGGCCAGGGAGCGAGAGAAGCCACTTAGAAATGGCGGCAATCAGGTAACGTGGCCCCACTTTGCGTGGACCGACTTTGTGAAGCTAAACGAGAATACAGGTCCTGTTGAATGACCAGCTTGAAAGTGAAAGGACCTAAAATGGGGAAAGGTAAAATGGGGATTTATTGTAGCTGAATATAATATGTTTGGATAGTTTGATAGTATGAAGCTGTGGACAATTGCTGTAAAATGTACTTCACCGTTGGTACCGGTAATTCTGTAGTTAAAACAGCCACAGTGACATGCAGCACTGTCTATTGATGACAGTCAGGGTGCTGCAGCAACACAAAGCTGTCTCAAGAATACCTTCTATCAACTCCATGAgtagtgctgtaaataacaatacCACAGACGAGATTTCAGGCATATAATCTCAAAGCTTGTAGAATGGCCATAAACAGCTTTCTTAACATCTCATCCCCTTTATTACTTCAACAACTGTGCCTTTATTACAACAACAAGACTGTGCCTAGTAATCAATCTTGGATAATCCATACAGGACTGAATCCGTAATGGTTTAATAAATCAATTGTAAGCAATGTGAAAATGTTATCACTACTGTCTGTAAATCACCCTGTACGCCTTTGTGAATGTCATGTTTCAACCTTCTGCCCAGTACAGATGTGATCACAGCATTGATTTTATACCTGGCCGTACCATTCTCCTCACAGTGCTTGGTGCCTTCAGTGAACATAATTTGTTATTTTCACGAGCTCACAGAGTTTTGCAGTGAAGGAAACAATTGGATTTACTTTGACTGTGCTCAGGGAAGTCAATGGGAAAGGATTGCTGAAAGGGAAGAGTATGAGATGGGAtgaggtgagggagggtgtgagaagAAAGATTATTGTTGGAAATACCATACAAACAGTGCGGGACCTGTACATATCGCGGGTGTAGAAGGAGAAGATGTGAAGAAGTATTGgacagtggaattagtttgggcaCACAGGATAGCAGGGAAGGATGGATAGTACCTGGACTGAGATTAATTTAAAATCACAGTTAAGAAGGTTATAAAACAGCATCTGAGTTAGAAGCTAAAATAGAAAATTAGAATAGGATGATGGAGAATATTAAATGAACTGTCAAACATTTCTATAAACATACTTTTACAGGTAAATAAAGGAAAATGGTTGGGCTGTTGAAAGAAACCCGAGGTGTAACAAGTGCACTAAATGAATTCCCCATATTCACAGAGGAAAACATTGGGACTGGTAGCTTTTTGGGGGCAAGCGGGTAGCCGAGCATTTAGATAAGCTGGCTGAGGACGTTGGAAAAAGACACAACAGGAAGACTGCAGCGAGTCaccctgggaaaatgtgcacaacTTCCTGTCTTTCGTAAAAGGTGTTTTGTTGGGCCTGAGCACGATTGGAAAAAGGTTCAAAGTATTTTATGAAGCAAAAGGCTCAGCCTGGACCTAAATTATGAACCCAATTCTCTAGATTTACAGAAaaattttcaattaaagggcaatttagtgcggtcaatccgcctaccttgcatatctttgagtttgtggggttgaaacccacatagacacggggagcatgtgcaaattccacacggagagtgacccgggcccgggatgaaacccgggtccttggcaccgtgaggaaggagtgctaatcactgctccaccgtgccgcccgtgaaAGGATCCTTTCCAGAAGAAATTTTGGTGGCGTCTTGGGGTGTGTCAGGAAAACATTCCCTACAAAATTCCGAATCTGGAGATATTTAAATGAATTCGACTCCGCAAGCCCGTATTTCACCGTTAACTCCTCCAAGCTGGCAAACCACCCTTCCAAAAACAAGTCTCCTAGTCTCTCCAGCCACTTCCTTCCCCACTCCCGAAACAAAGCGGCAAGCCTCGCCGGCTCAAACACGTGGCTGGCAAAAAGAGGGACCGACTTCGACAGAGACCCAGCcttaaaatgttgcctgaa harbors:
- the ddo gene encoding D-aspartate oxidase isoform X6 — encoded protein: MEKIRVAVIGAGVVGLSTAVCVAESIPDCSVTVIAEKFSPQTTSDVAAGVLSPHFSPETPIHRQKRWFEDTFAHVYSLVQTAEAPNIGVQILSGWEIFKEPPVEHIPFWSDSVLAFRVMNDAELMRFPEAIFGWMYTTLLCDCTHYLPWLEKRLKNAGGRLRSAKIRDFWELDGTFDIIVNCSGIGARALTGDMKLYPVRGQIQKVHAPWLKHFICLNGRTTYIFPGITSVILGGTWQKDDWRMSADPNDSKAIFEDCCLYEPSLKLSRRLFEGVGLRPARAVLRLEKEKLERDGRQMRLVHNYGHGKSGVSFHWGTAKEAAQLVQEYVTKMRCQPKL
- the ddo gene encoding D-aspartate oxidase isoform X4 codes for the protein METRRPFQFRVANAHKQLRPTGSEESRGPGGRTMEKIRVAVIGAGVVGLSTAVCVAESIPDCSVTVIAEKFSPQTTSDVAAGVLSPHFSPETPIHRQKRWFEDTFAHVYSLVQTAEAPNIGVQILSGWEIFKEPPVEHIPFWSDSVLAFRVMNDAELMRFPEAIFGWMYTTLLCDCTHYLPWLEKRLKNAGGRLRSAKIRDFWELDGTFDIIVNCSGIGARALTGDMKLYPVRGQIQKVHAPWLKHFICLNGRTTYIFPGITSVILGGTWQKDDWRMSADPNDSKAIFEDCCLYEPSLKLSRRLFEGVGLRPARAVLRLEKEKLERDGRQMRLVHNYGHGKSGVSFHWGTAKEAAQLVQEYVTKMRCQPKL
- the ddo gene encoding D-aspartate oxidase isoform X5, translating into MGRMDCNISMVTTMEKIRVAVIGAGVVGLSTAVCVAESIPDCSVTVIAEKFSPQTTSDVAAGVLSPHFSPETPIHRQKRWFEDTFAHVYSLVQTAEAPNIGVQILSGWEIFKEPPVEHIPFWSDSVLAFRVMNDAELMRFPEAIFGWMYTTLLCDCTHYLPWLEKRLKNAGGRLRSAKIRDFWELDGTFDIIVNCSGIGARALTGDMKLYPVRGQIQKVHAPWLKHFICLNGRTTYIFPGITSVILGGTWQKDDWRMSADPNDSKAIFEDCCLYEPSLKLSRRLFEGVGLRPARAVLRLEKEKLERDGRQMRLVHNYGHGKSGVSFHWGTAKEAAQLVQEYVTKMRCQPKL
- the ddo gene encoding D-aspartate oxidase isoform X1, which produces MGFPNERAPADSEVGLYQSGEDPLPLHPEDLSQTMEKIRVAVIGAGVVGLSTAVCVAESIPDCSVTVIAEKFSPQTTSDVAAGVLSPHFSPETPIHRQKRWFEDTFAHVYSLVQTAEAPNIGVQILSGWEIFKEPPVEHIPFWSDSVLAFRVMNDAELMRFPEAIFGWMYTTLLCDCTHYLPWLEKRLKNAGGRLRSAKIRDFWELDGTFDIIVNCSGIGARALTGDMKLYPVRGQIQKVHAPWLKHFICLNGRTTYIFPGITSVILGGTWQKDDWRMSADPNDSKAIFEDCCLYEPSLKLSRRLFEGVGLRPARAVLRLEKEKLERDGRQMRLVHNYGHGKSGVSFHWGTAKEAAQLVQEYVTKMRCQPKL